In Planctomycetia bacterium, the genomic window CATCCGGAATCATCGGGCGTTTGCAGTGCCGGCAAATCTTGCGCACGAGCCGCTGGGCCATCACCGCGCGAAGCGACGTCGACACCAAAAACGGCTTCACCCCGATGTCGATCAAGCGCGTGACGGCGCCCGGCGCATCATTCGTGTGCAAGGTCGAGAACACCATGTGGCCCGTCAGCGAGGCGTTGATGGCAATTTCAGCCGTCTCCAAATCGCGAATTTCTCCGACCATCACAATATTAGGCGCCTGCCGCAGCATCGCACGCAGCGCCGACGCAAACGTCATCCCGACATCATGTCGCACCGGCACCTGGTTGATGCCGTTGAGTTGGTACTCTACCGGGTCTTCGACCGTGATAATTTTCCGATCCGGCTTGTTAATGAAGTGAAGACAGCCGTACAGCGTTGTCGTCTTGCCGGATCCCGTCGGTCCGGTGACGAGCAGAATGCCATCGGGCAACGAAATCAGGCGTTCAAACGTGGCCGCGTCGTCACTCAGGAAACCCAACTCCGGCAGGCCGAGCGTCAGGCCTTCCTTGTCGAGAATACGCATGACAATACTCTCGCCATGCGCCGTCGGCAACGAGGAGACGCGTAGATCCAGTTGCTTGCCGCCCACTCCAATCTGAATGCGACCGTCCTGCGGGATCCGCTTCTCGGCGATACTGATGTTCGCCATGATCTTGAGCCGCGAAAGAATGGAGAGCTGCAGCCGCTTGGGCGGATTTTCCACTTCGATCAAAACCCCGTCGATGCGGTAGCGCACCCGCAGGCGTTTTTCCAGCGGCTCGATGTGGATGTCCGAGGCGCGGCGCTGAATCGCCTCGATGATGATCTGGTGAACCAGTTTGACGATGGGCGCGTCGGCCTCGGCGTTCACCGCCGTGGTCGCCGCGCCGGGTTCAGTGGCGACCGCCGTTTCCACGGCGCCACCGGTTACGGAAAGATCGTTGAGCAGGTCGTCGATCGAGTTCGCGTCCTTGCCGTAAAAACGGTCGATCGCTGACGTGATTTCATCCGCGGTGGCGAGGACCGTCTCGATGGGCATCTTGACGACGTATCCCAGCGCATCGATGCCGTCGGTGTCGAGCGGATCGGCCAGGGCGATCCGCAGCCGGGCGCCTTCCCGGGCGATCGGCAGCAGGCGATGCTTCGCCGCGAGGGAACGCGGAACCAGTTCCAAAACGTCGCCCGGAATCCGCAGCGCCGTGAGGTCCGGCGCCATCGCCATCCCGAATTCTTTCGCGAGCAGAGTAACGACGGCTTTGGCGTCAATCGCGCCGTGGGCCATGAGGGTCGCCAGCAACGTCCGACCCGCGGTTCCATGCAGGGCGCGAGCTGCGTCCAGCTGGGCTGGATACAGCAGCCCACGATCGACGGCGAGCTGAACAATGAACTCCTCGGCAACACTGTCGGTTGGCGAAGCGGACGGGGTAGGAGGAGTCATGGAGGGCGCCGCTGCGCTTATTTCGGAGCCAGGCTCATCAGGAACTCGGCGTTGGACTTCGTCTTCTTCAGCCGGTTGATCAGCATCTCCATTGACTCGATCGGGCCGAGACCCTGCATCGCGCGGCGCAACGCGAAGATGCGCTGCAACTCATCCGGATGATAGAGCAGTTCTTCTTTGCGCGTGCCGGACCGGTCAATGTTCACTGCCGGGAAGATTCGGCGCTCCACCAATCCACGGTCAAGATGCAGTTCGCTGTTACCGGTGCCCTTGAATTCTTCGAAGATGATTTCGTCCATCCGGCTGCCCGTATCGATCAGCGCACTGGCAATGATCGTGAGGCTGCCGCCGCCCTCGATGTTACGCGCGGAACCGAAGAAACGTTTCGGCTTCTGCAGGGCGTTGGATTCGAGACCGCCGGACATCGTCTTGCCCTGGTTGCCGGCGAGCGCGTTGTAGGCTCGCGCCAGACGCGTGATCGAATCCAGGAGGATGACCACGTGCTCACCTTGCTCGATGCGGCGACGAGCGATCTCGATCACCATTTCGGCGCAGTGCACGTGCGACTCCGGCGACTCGTCGAACGTCGAGGAAACGACTTCACCCTTCGTGTGACGACGGAAATCGGTTACCTCCTCCGGCCGCTCGTCGATGAGCAGGAGGATGAGTTTAACGTCGGGGCTGTTCGCCGAAATCGAGTTCGCGATATTCTGCAGCAACACCGTTTTGCCGGTGCGGGGCGGAGCCACGATGAGCCCGCGCTGCCCGAAGCC contains:
- a CDS encoding ATPase, T2SS/T4P/T4SS family, which produces MTPPTPSASPTDSVAEEFIVQLAVDRGLLYPAQLDAARALHGTAGRTLLATLMAHGAIDAKAVVTLLAKEFGMAMAPDLTALRIPGDVLELVPRSLAAKHRLLPIAREGARLRIALADPLDTDGIDALGYVVKMPIETVLATADEITSAIDRFYGKDANSIDDLLNDLSVTGGAVETAVATEPGAATTAVNAEADAPIVKLVHQIIIEAIQRRASDIHIEPLEKRLRVRYRIDGVLIEVENPPKRLQLSILSRLKIMANISIAEKRIPQDGRIQIGVGGKQLDLRVSSLPTAHGESIVMRILDKEGLTLGLPELGFLSDDAATFERLISLPDGILLVTGPTGSGKTTTLYGCLHFINKPDRKIITVEDPVEYQLNGINQVPVRHDVGMTFASALRAMLRQAPNIVMVGEIRDLETAEIAINASLTGHMVFSTLHTNDAPGAVTRLIDIGVKPFLVSTSLRAVMAQRLVRKICRHCKRPMIPDAKELRSLNITVAQAEHATFAKGDGCADCNATGYRGRMGIFEILVVNEELQKMIYENAGTARLRDKARSLGMRTMREDGTRKVTAGLTTIEEVVSITVGDAS
- the rho gene encoding transcription termination factor Rho, whose translation is GGHGGRELPPAQLPPPSNAPVFGDLPNPSRFNDLAALDALAENLARGEGESLWLNKIYAFTLFELTGFARQLGVRFDGAPSKRQLLTEIFRFAAEKSRPIRDVAHIDQNDRGSFLVHDHVNYRLYPEDAYLPESLVKRFGLKRGHRVEVVIQPPQEGERCPSAVRVESVMGLKPEEIANVTPFEELIPYYPLKRILLEDADVVKDVSMRAVDILTPIGFGQRGLIVAPPRTGKTVLLQNIANSISANSPDVKLILLLIDERPEEVTDFRRHTKGEVVSSTFDESPESHVHCAEMVIEIARRRIEQGEHVVILLDSITRLARAYNALAGNQGKTMSGGLESNALQKPKRFFGSARNIEGGGSLTIIASALIDTGSRMDEIIFEEFKGTGNSELHLDRGLVERRIFPAVNIDRSGTRKEELLYHPDELQRIFALRRAMQGLGPIESMEMLINRLKKTKSNAEFLMSLAPK